A stretch of the Roseofilum reptotaenium CS-1145 genome encodes the following:
- a CDS encoding AAA family ATPase — MIRIDARELYHVLELTPPEQNILLVGKHGIGKSEMISHFYRDRQNLPVIPFFLGQMSDPGDLIGLLHKDEKTGRSVFLPPYWWPEPDRPVVLFLDELNRARPEILQAVQDLTLNKTLAGKALPPGSIVIAAVNGGEEYQLTELDPALVSRFNLYEFAPTVEDWLLWASDRNIDARVLTFIQQHPDYLDGDNPDADAAIATAGLVKTPDRRAWVKVANFVRNHPKLEDIHFKLIAGMVGTRASITFRQSLATQRGLSPEQLLLQFAKHSKQLKDLEIQDFASLNERVLLWLNAGHCPDNKAENARKNLLKYLQYLAKAKQQEAIAHFSSLVQGPKFSDAMGFVAESMDLIDFLSEYLEAIQV; from the coding sequence ATGATTCGTATTGATGCGAGGGAACTCTATCACGTTCTGGAACTGACTCCACCGGAGCAAAATATCCTCCTGGTGGGCAAGCATGGGATTGGCAAATCGGAAATGATTAGCCATTTCTACCGCGATCGCCAGAACTTGCCTGTTATCCCCTTCTTTCTGGGTCAGATGAGCGATCCGGGGGATTTGATTGGCTTGTTGCACAAAGACGAGAAAACGGGGCGATCAGTGTTTTTACCGCCCTACTGGTGGCCGGAACCCGATCGCCCGGTGGTACTCTTCCTAGACGAGCTTAACCGCGCCCGACCCGAAATTTTGCAAGCCGTTCAAGACCTCACCCTCAACAAAACGTTAGCCGGTAAAGCGCTACCCCCTGGCAGTATTGTCATTGCTGCGGTGAATGGGGGAGAAGAATATCAACTGACGGAACTCGATCCGGCGCTGGTGTCGCGGTTCAATCTCTACGAGTTTGCGCCGACGGTAGAAGATTGGCTACTCTGGGCTTCCGATCGCAATATCGATGCGCGAGTGTTAACCTTTATCCAACAGCATCCGGACTATCTCGATGGCGACAATCCAGATGCAGATGCGGCGATCGCCACCGCCGGACTCGTCAAAACCCCCGATCGCCGCGCTTGGGTGAAAGTCGCGAATTTTGTGCGCAACCATCCAAAGCTGGAAGACATTCACTTCAAACTGATTGCCGGTATGGTGGGGACTCGCGCCAGTATCACCTTTCGCCAAAGCCTGGCTACCCAACGGGGTCTGAGTCCTGAGCAACTTCTATTGCAATTTGCGAAGCATTCCAAACAGCTCAAAGACCTGGAAATTCAGGACTTTGCCAGTTTGAACGAACGGGTCTTACTCTGGCTCAATGCCGGGCATTGTCCTGACAATAAAGCGGAGAATGCCCGCAAAAATCTGTTGAAATATCTCCAATATCTCGCCAAAGCCAAACAACAGGAGGCGATCGCTCATTTTTCCTCTCTGGTTCAGGGGCCCAAATTTAGCGATGCTATGGGCTTTGTCGCTGAATCGATGGATCTGATTGATTTCTTGTCAGAATATTTGGAGGCGATTCAGGTTTGA